In Hemicordylus capensis ecotype Gifberg chromosome 4, rHemCap1.1.pri, whole genome shotgun sequence, the genomic window TTAGGGTCCAGTGCACTGTGTGGAACAGCCCAGTATAAAATTTAGACAATCCTCCATGTGATCCGTATATGGCATCCATAGGTTTTGTAAGTTAATATTTTGCTTGGCATACACAAAAAGTAGAAAAGGAATAAAATCAAATATGTTTGGATGATGGTCTCTTTGATTTCTTCTAGGTCCCATCAGCAGCATCCTGGTGAACAAATATGGCAGTCGGCCTGTCATGATTGCAGGGGGCTGCCTGTCGGGATGTGGTTTGATTGCTGCCTCCTTCTGCAATACTGTGGAAGAGCTCTACTTTTGTATTGGGGTTGTGGGAGGTGAGTTGCACAGCTACCAGACAAAACTCTTGTTGGTTAATTCTAGTTATTGCTATTTCTTCTTTTGAAGGGAAGATATTGTGTTGAATCATGCTATAAGAAAGCTAATATAATCTGTGGAGATGTAGGTAATGTATCGTATAATGCCACAGCCTTTTGGAGAGCTGAAATTTCTCTTTTGAGGAAGCTCATTTAGGGTAGTAAATCTTATTTTCTGTCTGGGATAACCAGCTTCTTAAACTTGGGACATCAGATCCCCCTTGGTAAATTGTTTGGAGGCCAGTTCTTATCCCTGGCTATAGGGGATCACATTTTGGCCAGGAAGTCCACAATCCCTCACCCCTAGGCTAAACATTTTTGAGAGTGGCACCTGAATATTAGAGTGGTCCAGGAGCAAGTTGCATTGCCGGCCTCTGTCTTGAAAGACATGAAGGTATCTGTAGTGACCTTTCATTGCTCACTGGGAGGAGCAACTGAATAGAAGAAATGGAACAAGACACTCTACACTCCCACACCCTGTGATTCATTCTAACACTGGGCCATGATTGTGAAGCAAGGCATTGCTTCCTACCTTGTAGGTACTCTCAGGAAATGAGAGAGGTGCTGGGCAGAGAGAATAAGGGATATACCTCTCATTCACAGTCTGAATGAAGAAGGGGTGGcgatagattaaaaaaaatatttttggagCTATCCATTAACCATCCCAGTGCTCTTTGGTATCCttttcttaaaacaaacaaaaataaatcttgGTCTGTAATAGACTTGACCTCCTATACCTTGAAGCCTTGAAATTTTATTGAATTTTGTCAACTGTGCAACCGTTGGATCAAATACTTCTACTCTTACCTTCTCAATGGCTTGAAGCAGCAGGTTGATCTCCTAAGAACATAACCCAGTTCCTTCTGCTCAGCCACCTCCTCCATGAATCCATACTTGTAACACCATAGATTTCCACAGCAGCCATTTACATACCTTGTGAAATTTAATAATGCTTTTCACTTCTGTTTCCCAGGTCTTGGACTTGCATTTAATTTAAACCCAGCCTTGACCATGATTGGCAAATATTTCTACAAGAAGCGTCCATTGGCAAATGGCCTGGCTATGGCAGGAAGCCCTGTGTTCTTATCCACAATGGCTCCCCTGAACCAATATTTCTATGGCATTTTTGGGTGGAGAGGGAGTTTCTTAATACTTGGAGGCCTCTTGCTGAACTGTTGTGTTGCTGGGTCTCTGATGAGGCCAATAGGCCCCAAGCCCGAGAAGCAAAAAAAGGAGGCGAATGAAGCATTGCAGGAGGCTGGTAAAGTGAAAAAAGATGAAGGAGCTGGAGATGTCAGCACAGACCTTATTGTTGGGAAAACGAAAAAGCAGAAAGACTCAATCTTCCAGACCATTTCCAGGATACTGGATTTATCTCTCTTTAAACATCGTGGTTTCTTGCTCTACCTGTCTGGCAATGTGATCATGTTTTTTGGACTCTTTACTCCATTAGTCTTCCTCAGTAATTATGGAAAGAGTTTGCATTTCTCGAAAGAATCTTCTGCCTTCCTGCTGTCCATTCTGGCTTTTGTAGATATGGTTGCTAGACCATCCATGGGCTTGGTAGCCAACACCAAGTGGGTGAGGCCCAGGATCCAGTATTTCTTTGctgtggctgtgatctataatgGAGTATGCCATCTTCTGGCCCCTTTATCCACCAGCTATGCTGGTTTTTGTGTCTACGCTGGCTTCTTTGGATTTGCCTTTGGCTGGGTCAGCTCCGTCTTGTTCGAAACGCTGATGGATCTAGTTGGGACTCAACGGTTCTCCAGTGCTGTTGGCTTGGTGACTATTGTGGAATGTTGTCCTGTGCTCTTGGGGCCACCTGTCCTAGGTAAAGTATTTCCATATCTCTCTTGGGAGAGGGGAAATGAGAGTGTGGGACAGTGTCTACTTTTCAGGGAGCTGCAAATGTGACGTGAGACAAAGGAACAAAAAGGTAATTGTACCTTTCAAATCAGAAATCTGTAGGATGACCTAGCAATTTGGTTTCTTCTGGAATCATACACGTGCCAGAAAGGTGAATACTTCACCTGCAGGAAAGAACCCATAGCCCTGTTATACATTAGTGCACATAATAGTAAAACTGGCCCAGATAGCTTAAATTGATTGTACATCATTATGCAGCATATATAAACCAAAGTGTGAGTTTGCATTTGTGTAGAAATGGCCCAAAAGGGGAGAGGAAATAGTTGTCACTCTCTTTCGAATTAAAATGTAGACTTGGATCTCTAatcttctgttgttgttgttgttgttgttgtctaatcttctgttgttgttgttgttgttgttttaaaaagtggaCAGTATTTTATACTGTatctctttttctccccacctatTAGGTAACCTCAAGGATATGTATGGTAGCTACAAATATACCTACTGGGCATGTGGTTGTATCCTGATTGTATCGGGGATCTTTCTCTTTGTTGGGATGGGCATCAATTACCGGATGTTGGcacaagagaagaaaaaggaggacAAAGAGAAGGCTgaagggaaagaagaggaaaCTAACATCGATGAGGCTGGGAAACCAAAGGAGTCCAGCAATGATGTGGCCAATCTTCCTCAGAAAACCACAGAAGGTGGtataaaggaggaggagagccacaTGTGAGGGACTGGTATCTTAAATCCAGGAGGATAGGATTAAAAATTTATCAAGATGATACATTGTGTTTGGATGTGGGGAACACTACTGGAAGTTAAGTGGTGAGAAATGTATTAATCAGGTGATATTTTTTAACAAAGCTGCAAATGGTCTTTTTACCAACATTTGACAGTTCAGTGGGCAGTGCCATCTTTTTAttggggtgggaaggggaggagggaaattTTTATACTCTTGACTTTTTTTAACAGTAATATGATTGTACTAATATGTGCCTTAGAGCTTCTGCATTAGGCTATTCTGGCAAAGCCTTAATTCCATCTGACCAACTGTTCTATTTGGCAGTTTTGTAGTCTACCTAGGCTATATCTATAAAGGATGTCTGACTTCTTTTATTGAGTAGGGTCAAGATTGGCTGTGAAATGAACACTACTTCACATGCTTCTAAAAACCTGTTACTGCCAGACTTTTTGTAGAAGTACCAATGTCTTTGGAGCATGGGTGAGGAAAAGGttgatagatttttttaaatatagtttTGGAAACTTCAGGATCAAACTGGTCTCAGTTGTAAAGTTAAGACCAACTTTGCAATTGTAAAAATTGTAAACTGGCTCAATTGTAAAGTTTTCAAGAGCATTTAGAAATACTAGTTGCAAGGTTTGTTTTCTTCAAAAGTCCCTTCCTGATTTAAATTTGAGGTTTCAGAACCAGGTAAAATATGCAGATACTTTCATATGTTCTTCACTTCTTATGGAGTCACGTCTCTAAATTATCATTATTCCTCTGGTAGTCATTGGCCTAAG contains:
- the SLC16A1 gene encoding monocarboxylate transporter 1 is translated as MPPAIGGPAGYTPPEGGWGWAVVVGAFISIGFSYAFPKSITVFFKDIEIIFDASSSKVSWISSIMLAVMYAGGPISSILVNKYGSRPVMIAGGCLSGCGLIAASFCNTVEELYFCIGVVGGLGLAFNLNPALTMIGKYFYKKRPLANGLAMAGSPVFLSTMAPLNQYFYGIFGWRGSFLILGGLLLNCCVAGSLMRPIGPKPEKQKKEANEALQEAGKVKKDEGAGDVSTDLIVGKTKKQKDSIFQTISRILDLSLFKHRGFLLYLSGNVIMFFGLFTPLVFLSNYGKSLHFSKESSAFLLSILAFVDMVARPSMGLVANTKWVRPRIQYFFAVAVIYNGVCHLLAPLSTSYAGFCVYAGFFGFAFGWVSSVLFETLMDLVGTQRFSSAVGLVTIVECCPVLLGPPVLGNLKDMYGSYKYTYWACGCILIVSGIFLFVGMGINYRMLAQEKKKEDKEKAEGKEEETNIDEAGKPKESSNDVANLPQKTTEGGIKEEESHM